One window from the genome of Jiangella alba encodes:
- a CDS encoding protein kinase domain-containing protein, producing MRAPQFFWHPYFFEPLATRPPTQEYRDHLAQLLPDTWLISRHDVWLYAAPEKAPDTTQRQQGFKIHLSAVPQTASAVLDVAVPICAERQVDFKVAGDPVIVQILNSKRQSRGGSGKFMTIYPPDDDTFRDLIERLHQATRTAKLAGPRILSDRPYKGSSIVHYRYGGFASPRRVNLDGTHTPCLVSPSGEYEPDDRRPYFRLPGWIEDPFGGSGEIDVDSSLTLNGRYSIQSAVSFSNAGGVYAGTDTTTGTPVILKEARPCTHQWSIGDTTWDAVDLLRREHAVLRRLAGLPFVPAAVELFEDSGHTFLAEQRLPGQDLRGYWARNEIILAPYIRRPQRLARWLPQFRHVAERLVAMVLTVHERGVLIGDLSPANVLIDDAGRRLGLIDFESAITADDGPEMRGFAAAWRTPGFAAPGREQRGGLGPHDDLYAAAMVLYHAVVPVNPLFALDPEAMRRFLDRFVELGVPEQVRRLILLLSDGEAQAARTLLREWRDEVAT from the coding sequence ATGCGCGCGCCGCAGTTCTTCTGGCACCCGTACTTCTTCGAGCCGCTGGCCACGCGCCCGCCGACGCAGGAGTACCGCGACCACCTCGCGCAACTGCTCCCGGACACGTGGCTGATCAGCCGCCACGACGTCTGGCTGTACGCCGCGCCTGAGAAGGCCCCGGACACGACGCAGCGGCAACAGGGTTTCAAGATCCACCTGTCCGCCGTGCCGCAGACCGCCTCGGCCGTCCTCGACGTCGCCGTGCCGATCTGCGCCGAGCGGCAGGTCGACTTCAAGGTCGCGGGTGATCCCGTGATCGTGCAGATCCTGAACTCCAAGCGGCAGTCCCGCGGCGGATCGGGCAAGTTCATGACGATCTACCCGCCGGACGACGACACGTTCCGGGACCTGATCGAGCGGCTGCACCAGGCCACCCGGACGGCGAAGCTGGCCGGACCGCGCATCCTGTCCGATCGGCCGTACAAGGGCAGCTCGATCGTCCATTACCGCTATGGCGGGTTCGCCTCGCCCAGGCGGGTCAACCTCGACGGCACCCACACGCCGTGCCTGGTGTCGCCGAGCGGCGAGTACGAACCGGACGACCGGCGGCCCTACTTCCGGCTGCCCGGCTGGATCGAGGACCCGTTCGGCGGCAGCGGCGAGATCGACGTCGACTCCTCGCTCACCCTGAACGGCCGGTACTCCATCCAGTCGGCCGTCAGCTTCTCGAACGCGGGCGGCGTCTACGCCGGCACCGACACGACCACGGGGACGCCGGTGATCCTCAAGGAGGCCCGCCCCTGCACACATCAGTGGAGCATCGGCGACACCACCTGGGACGCCGTCGACCTGCTGCGCCGGGAACACGCCGTCCTGCGGCGGCTCGCCGGCCTGCCATTCGTCCCCGCGGCCGTCGAACTGTTCGAGGACAGCGGGCACACGTTCCTCGCCGAGCAGCGGCTGCCCGGCCAGGACCTACGCGGCTACTGGGCACGGAACGAGATCATCCTGGCGCCCTACATCCGCCGGCCGCAGCGCTTGGCCCGTTGGCTGCCGCAGTTCCGGCACGTGGCGGAACGACTCGTCGCGATGGTGCTCACGGTGCACGAGCGGGGCGTGCTCATCGGCGACCTGTCGCCTGCGAACGTCCTGATCGACGACGCCGGCCGGCGGCTGGGTCTGATCGACTTCGAGAGCGCGATCACGGCCGACGACGGACCGGAGATGCGCGGGTTCGCGGCAGCCTGGCGCACACCGGGGTTCGCCGCGCCGGGCCGCGAGCAGCGCGGCGGACTCGGTCCGCACGACGACCTCTACGCCGCCGCCATGGTGCTCTACCACGCGGTCGTGCCGGTGAACCCGCTCTTCGCGCTCGACCCCGAAGCCATGCGACGGTTCCTCGACCGGTTCGTCGAACTCGGCGTGCCCGAACAGGTCCGGCGGCTCATCCTGCTGCTCTCCGATGGTGAGGCCCAGGCGGCCCGGACGCTGCTGCGCGAGTGGCGCGACGAGGTCGCGACATGA